One genomic window of Coffea eugenioides isolate CCC68of chromosome 1, Ceug_1.0, whole genome shotgun sequence includes the following:
- the LOC113752161 gene encoding UDP-glycosyltransferase 74G1-like gives METYRAHCLILPFPIQGHINPMLQFATRLQHQGTKITLVTTKFLFKSLQEASGSISVEAISDGYDEGANGVAAGIYLAMFRKCGSETLTELILKLHDLGCPVDCIVYDAFLPWCLDVAKSLGLRGVVFFTQSCAVNNIYYHAHKGCLKLPLEETEVDIPGLPPLLASDLPSFISDYASYPAIYQLVVHDQMENIEEADWIFFNTFYKLEEEVNDWMAKILPVKTIGPAIPSMYLEKSLEDDKHYGLNLFKSMTKACMSWLNERSVSSVVYVAFGSLAELNAEQMEELAWGLRKSNYYFLWVVRESESNKLPKDFLEESSDKGLIISWCPQLEVLAHESMGCFITHCGWNSTLEALSLGVPIIAMPQWTDQSTNAKFVMDIWKTGIKALPDENGIVRRNVISQCISLVMDKKKGQENSQNAKKWKDLARQAFDEGGSSDANIKDFVSKLV, from the exons ATGGAAACTTACAGAGCTCATTGCTTGATTTTGCCATTTCCCATCCAGGGTCACATAAACCCAATGCTCCAATTTGCTACGCGTTTGCAACATCAAGGCACGAAAATTACACTTGTTACAACCAAATTCTTGTTTAAATCCTTGCAAGAAGCCTCAGGTTCTATCTCAGTGGAGGCCATCTCTGATGGATACGACGAAGGAGCAAATGGAGTTGCAGCGGGAATATACTTGGCTATGTTTAGAAAATGTGGCTCAGAAACTCTTACTGAGCTAATCTTGAAGCTTCATGATTTAGGTTGTCCTGTTGATTGTATTGTTTATGATGCATTCTTGCCTTGGTGTCTGGATGTGGCAAAGAGTCTTGGCTTACGTGGGGTTGTTTTCTTCACTCAATCTTGTGCTGTCAATAACATCTATTACCATGCTCACAAAGGGTGCTTGAAACTTCCTCTAGAGGAGACAGAAGTGGACATTCCTGGCTTGCCACCACTATTAGCTTCAGATCTGCCTTCTTTTATTTCTGATTATGCTTCATATCCAGCAATTTATCAGCTGGTTGTACATGACCAAATGGAAAACATCGAAGAAGCTGACTGGATTTTCTTCAACACATTTTACAAGTTGGAGGAAGAG GTGAATGATTGGATGGCAAAAATCCTACCAGTTAAGACAATTGGACCAGCTATCCCATCCATGTACCTAGAGAAGAGCCTTGAAGATGACAAGCACTATGGTCTCAATCTTTTTAAGTCAATGACTAAAGCTTGCATGTCATGGCTGAATGAAAGGTCGGTCAGTTCAGTTGTTTATGTAGCATTTGGAAGTTTGGCAGAACTTAATGCTGAGCAGATGGAAGAATTAGCATGGGGTTTGAGAAAGAGCAATTACTATTTCCTATGGGTAGTTAGAGAATCAGAATCAAACAAGCTACCAAAAGATTTTCTCGAAGAATCATCTGATAAAGGATTAATAATCTCATGGTGTCCTCAGCTGGAAGTTTTAGCGCACGAATCTATGGGGTGTTTTATTACTCATTGTGGATGGAATTCAACACTGGAGGCTTTAAGTTTGGGTGTCCCTATCATAGCAATGCCACAATGGACAGATCAAAGCACAAACGCCAAGTTTGTAATGGACATCTGGAAAACGGGAATCAAAGCTCTTCCAGATGAAAATGGAATTGTTAGAAGAAATGTGATTAGTCAATGCATAAGCCTAGTAATGGACAAGAAGAAAGGACAAGAGAATAGTCAAAATGCAAAAAAGTGGAAGGATTTAGCAAGGCAGGCTTTTGATGAGGGGGGAAGTTCAGATGCAAACATTAAAGACTTTGTATCCAAACTGGTTTGA